TGCGGGCATCCTGATGGAGGCGCTGGCGGGCGTGCCGCAAATACTCCACCTGCCGGTGGACACGCCGGAGCGGCGCAACGGCTGGTACGTCTTCCCCATCACCCTGGACATGGACAGCCTGACCTGCGACATGGGGCAGTTTCTCGCGGCGCTGGGCGCCGAGGGCGCGCCCTGCTGGAACGTGTTCTGGCCCCAGTGCCACACCGAGGCCGCGTTCCAGACCCACAACGCCTATGGCAATTCGGGATTTCCCTTCTCCTCGAAGGAGTACGCCGACCCGGAATCGGTGGACTATGCGCGGGTGGACGTGCCGAACGCCGTGTGGCACCAGACCCGGACTTTCATCACGTTCATCTTCCCGACCTATGAAGAGCACCACATGCGCGGCATCGCGGCGGGCATCAAAAAGGTGATATCCGCGTTTTCTGTGTAAAGGACGCAACCAACACGGAGAACCGACATGAAGACAAGATGGGGCCTGCTGGGGTCCGCCGGCATCGCGCGGCGCAGAACCATACCCGAGGGGATTGTCCGGGCCAAGAACGCGATGCTCGCCGCCGTTTTCGACGTGAACGGCGCGGCGAACGCGGAGGTGGCGGCGCAGTACAAGGCCAAGGCCTGCGCAAGCAAGGAGGAGCTGCTGGAGTCGGACGTGGACATCGTCTATGTCGCCACGCCCGCATGGCTCCACTGCGAGCAGGTGGTGCGTGCGGCGAAGGCAGGGAAGCATGTCTTCTGCGAGAAGCCCCTCGGCATGACCCCGGCGGAGGGCGAAATGATGCTCGCCGCATGCCGGGATGCGGGGGTGAAACTGGGCGCGGGGTTCATGATGCGTTTCCACGCCCAGCATCAGGCGGCGCTGGAACTTGTGCGGGAAGGGCGGCTCGGCGTGCCGGTCCTCGGGCGCGCGCAGCTTTCCTGCTGGTACCCGCCCATCGAGGGCGCATGGCGGCAGGACCCGCAACTGGGCGGCGGCGGCAGCCTGATGGATCTCGGCGGCCACTGCATTGATCTGCTGGAGCTGTTCTTCGGGCGCGTGGCGGGCGTCCAGTGCCTCACGGGAAACCTGGTCCATTCCTACGCCAGCGAGGACACCGCCGTGGTGCTGCTGGATTTCGTCTCCGGAGCAAAGGGCGTGGTGGACTGCCTGTTCAACGTGCCCGACGCGGCGTCGCGCAACCGGCTGGAGCTTTACGGCTCCCTCGGCAGCATCCTGGCGGAGGGCACCATCGGCCAGGGCGAACTGGGAAAGATGGAGGCCATCCTCCAGGAGGACGCCGGAGAGTACGCCGCCCGGCAGGAGCGCGGCGCGTCCGGCGGCGTGGCGGTCAGCCCCGCGCCGGTGAACATGTACCGCGCCGAGGTGGAGGCCTTTTCCCAGGCCGTGCTCGACGATGCCCCGCCGCCCGTCGGCGGCGAGGACGGCCTATGGAGTCAGAAGGTGCTGGCGGCGTGCTACAAGAGCGCGGCCAACGGCGCAAGGGTCGAACTGCGGTGAAAGGGACAAGAATTGTGGAGGTCTCCATAATGGCCGCATTGTTATGCGCGGCGGTGCTGTTGTCCGCCACGGGAAATGCCACTGCGGAAACCCTGCGGCTGGACTTTCCGAAGGACGGCGACGTGCTCACCCGCCATGACGGCGCGGAGACGCCGGAGGCGCTTGCCCTGACCGTGCGCGGCACGGCCCCGGCGGGCGCCGGGGTGCTGGTGAACGGCGTGGTGGCGGAGCGCGACGGAGCCGCCTTCTCCTGCGTGGTCCCTGTGACAGGGCGGAACGCCGTCATCATGGCGGAGTCCGGCGGGGAGCGCGCGGAGGCGCGGGTTTTCTGGAACAAGGGCAGCCGGAAACGCTACCGCTTCTCCGTGGACGACAACATCCAGTTCCTGAAAGACCTCGGCGCAAACCCCGCCGCCTATCCCTCGCTCTTCGACCACTGGTACCTGGCCTTCTGGAAGGAGATGCACGAGACCTACGGCGCGAAAATCCACATCAACATCTATTACCAGACCGACGGGTTTGACCTCACCCAGATGCCCGACACCTGGAAGGGAGAGTGGCGGGAAAACGCCGGGTGGCTCCACCTGAGCTTCCACGCGCTTCAGGACAAGCCCGACCGCCCCTACCGCAACGCGGGCTATGCGCAACTGGCCCACGACTTCGACCTGGTGACCGGGCACATCCGCCGCTTCGCCGGGGAGGAGGTGCTGGGCAACACGACCACCGTCCACTGGGCGGAATGCCCGCGCGAGGGCGTGAAGGCCCTGCATGACCGGGGCATCGTGAACCTCATCGGCATATTCACCGTGAACAACGGCGCCTGCACCACCGGCTACTACCTCACCCCGGACGCGTGCGCCCGCTGCGACAGCCGCCCGGCCTGGCACGACCACGACACCGGCGTCACGTTCATCCCCTGCGCCATGGTGGTCAACAGCCACAGCGTGGAGGAGATCATGCCCCTGCTGGAGAAGCGCGCCGCCTCGCCCCACACCGGCGAACTCGTCGAGCTGCTCATCCACGAGCAGTACTTCCGCAAAGAACTGGACCTGTACCAGCCCACCGTGATGGACAAAGTCCGCACCGCCCTGCAATGGGCAACCGGGAACGGTTGCGAGCCCGTCTTCTGGAGCGATGGGTATCTGG
This window of the Candidatus Hydrogenedentota bacterium genome carries:
- a CDS encoding Gfo/Idh/MocA family oxidoreductase, coding for MKTRWGLLGSAGIARRRTIPEGIVRAKNAMLAAVFDVNGAANAEVAAQYKAKACASKEELLESDVDIVYVATPAWLHCEQVVRAAKAGKHVFCEKPLGMTPAEGEMMLAACRDAGVKLGAGFMMRFHAQHQAALELVREGRLGVPVLGRAQLSCWYPPIEGAWRQDPQLGGGGSLMDLGGHCIDLLELFFGRVAGVQCLTGNLVHSYASEDTAVVLLDFVSGAKGVVDCLFNVPDAASRNRLELYGSLGSILAEGTIGQGELGKMEAILQEDAGEYAARQERGASGGVAVSPAPVNMYRAEVEAFSQAVLDDAPPPVGGEDGLWSQKVLAACYKSAANGARVELR